From a region of the Octopus sinensis linkage group LG18, ASM634580v1, whole genome shotgun sequence genome:
- the LOC115221743 gene encoding U6 snRNA-associated Sm-like protein LSm3, translating to MTDEQEQQPTQTVEEPLDLIRLSLDERIYVKMRNDRELRGRLHAYDQHLNMILGDVEETVTTVEIDEETYEEIYKSTKRNIAMLFVRGDGVILVSPPMRTGT from the exons ATGACAGACGAACAGGAACAG CAACCGACACAGACGGTAGAAGAGCCTCTGGATTTAATTCGCCTCAGTTTAGATGAACGAATTTACGTAAAGATGAGAAACGACCGGGAACTTCGCGGTCGACTACAC GCGTATGACCAACATTTAAATATGATTCTTGGAGATGTTGAAGAAACCGTGACAACAGTGGAAATTGATGAGGAAACATATGAAGAGATCTACAAA tcaaCGAAGAGAAACATTGCCATGTTGTTTGTGAGAGGAGATGGAGTTATTCTTGTATCACCTCCAATGCGAACAGGAACTTGA